One Paraburkholderia dioscoreae DNA segment encodes these proteins:
- a CDS encoding patatin-like phospholipase family protein, with protein MIRRRRYSRIGLVLGGGAARGWAHIGAIRALHDAGIRPDVVCGTSIGALVGAVYANGDLDWLEEWVSRLTWQTVVRLLDLRFSGGLLGGRKVIQLFADKFDGRSIAQLNMPFAAVATELDSGRECWLQDGSVVEAVRASIAIPGIFTPVWQNGVWLVDGGLSNPVPVSVARGMRADCVIAVDLNNDILNGRDFGGAVVDTPAIDPAAPQAVALRRNGKPWPRWLAPAEGRATDDVRVPPAPSARVPSMLSSIAQSIDIMQVRITRSRLAGEPADILIQPRLGGMGIFDFHRAAPAIEEGRAAVEHMLPAIRARLGVD; from the coding sequence ATGATACGTCGACGTCGATACAGCCGGATCGGGCTGGTGTTGGGGGGCGGCGCCGCGCGCGGCTGGGCGCATATCGGCGCGATTCGCGCGCTGCACGATGCGGGCATCAGGCCCGACGTGGTCTGCGGCACGTCGATCGGCGCGCTGGTGGGCGCGGTTTACGCAAACGGCGACCTCGACTGGCTCGAGGAGTGGGTCTCGCGGCTCACGTGGCAGACGGTCGTGCGCCTGCTCGATCTGCGCTTTTCCGGCGGCCTGCTCGGCGGACGCAAGGTGATCCAGCTGTTCGCCGACAAGTTCGACGGCCGTTCGATCGCCCAGTTGAACATGCCGTTCGCAGCGGTCGCCACTGAACTCGATTCAGGCCGTGAATGCTGGTTGCAGGACGGCAGCGTGGTCGAGGCGGTACGCGCCTCGATTGCGATTCCCGGCATTTTCACGCCCGTGTGGCAGAACGGCGTCTGGCTGGTGGACGGCGGCCTGAGCAACCCGGTGCCGGTTTCGGTGGCGCGCGGCATGCGCGCGGACTGCGTGATCGCCGTCGATCTGAACAACGATATTCTGAACGGCCGCGATTTCGGCGGCGCGGTGGTCGATACGCCGGCCATCGATCCGGCGGCGCCGCAGGCGGTCGCGCTGCGCCGCAACGGCAAGCCCTGGCCGCGCTGGCTCGCGCCCGCCGAAGGGCGCGCCACGGACGACGTGCGCGTGCCGCCCGCGCCGAGCGCACGCGTGCCGTCCATGCTGAGTTCGATCGCGCAGAGTATCGACATCATGCAGGTGCGGATCACGCGCAGCCGTCTGGCGGGCGAACCGGCGGACATCCTGATTCAGCCGCGCCTGGGCGGCATGGGGATTTTCGACTTTCACCGCGCGGCGCCGGCTATCGAGGAAGGGCGCGCGGCGGTGGAACATATGCTGCCGGCGATTCGGGCAAGGTTGGGGGTCGATTAG
- a CDS encoding ABC transporter permease gives MFLYGFGPVLLAGTIQTIELSVLSLAAAVLLGLAGAAAKLSFNRPLRAIATGYTTLIRSVPDLVLMLLLFYSIQIAVNDLTDALNLPQFDIDPFVAGVLTLGFIYGAYFTETFRGAFLAVPRGQLEAGSAYGMSGARVFTRILFPQMMRFALPGIGNNWQVLVKATALVSIIGLADVVKAAQDAGKSTFNMFFFILIAALIYLAITTVSNLVLIWLEKRYSIGVRHAEL, from the coding sequence GTGTTCCTATATGGCTTTGGTCCGGTGCTGCTGGCGGGCACGATCCAGACGATCGAGCTGTCCGTCCTGTCGCTGGCGGCCGCCGTGCTGCTCGGCCTCGCGGGCGCGGCGGCGAAACTCTCGTTCAACCGCCCGCTGCGCGCAATCGCAACCGGCTATACGACGCTGATCCGCTCGGTGCCCGACCTCGTTCTGATGCTGCTGCTGTTCTACAGCATCCAGATCGCGGTCAACGATCTCACCGACGCGCTGAATCTGCCGCAGTTCGATATCGATCCGTTCGTGGCCGGCGTGCTGACACTCGGCTTCATTTATGGCGCGTACTTCACCGAGACTTTCCGCGGCGCGTTTCTGGCCGTGCCGCGCGGCCAGCTCGAAGCGGGCAGTGCGTACGGCATGAGCGGCGCTCGCGTGTTCACGCGCATCCTGTTCCCGCAGATGATGCGTTTCGCGCTGCCGGGCATCGGCAACAACTGGCAGGTGCTGGTGAAGGCCACCGCGCTGGTGTCGATCATCGGTCTCGCCGACGTGGTCAAAGCCGCGCAGGACGCCGGCAAAAGCACCTTCAACATGTTCTTCTTCATCCTGATCGCCGCGCTGATCTATCTGGCGATCACGACCGTGTCGAATCTCGTGCTGATCTGGCTGGAAAAGCGCTATTCGATCGGCGTGCGGCACGCGGAGCTCTGA
- a CDS encoding ABC transporter permease, whose amino-acid sequence MIDILNQFWRAFLYWDGQRMSGLAVTLWLLVASVGIGFCAAIPLAVARVSKKRWLSTPVRLYTYVFRGTPLYVQLLLIYTGMYSLEFVRSQQLLDAFFRSGFHCAILAFALNTCAYTTEIFAGAIRSTSHGEVEAARAYGMSWFTMYRRIVIPSALRRALPLYSNEVILMLHATTVAFTATVPDILKVARDANSATYQSFDAFGLAALIYLVVSFALVALFRRAERHWLGYLAVRTH is encoded by the coding sequence ATGATCGATATCCTCAATCAATTCTGGCGCGCGTTCCTCTACTGGGACGGCCAGCGCATGTCGGGTCTCGCGGTCACGCTGTGGCTGCTGGTGGCGTCGGTCGGGATCGGTTTCTGCGCGGCGATTCCGCTGGCGGTGGCGCGCGTGTCGAAGAAGCGCTGGCTCTCCACGCCCGTGCGTCTTTACACTTACGTGTTTCGCGGCACGCCGCTGTACGTGCAACTGCTGCTGATCTATACGGGCATGTACAGCCTCGAATTCGTGCGCTCGCAGCAATTGCTGGACGCGTTTTTCCGCAGCGGTTTTCACTGTGCGATTCTCGCCTTCGCATTGAACACCTGTGCGTACACCACGGAGATTTTCGCCGGCGCGATCCGTTCGACCTCGCACGGCGAAGTGGAAGCGGCGCGCGCCTACGGCATGAGCTGGTTCACGATGTACCGCCGCATTGTGATACCGTCCGCGCTGCGCCGGGCCTTGCCGTTGTACAGTAACGAAGTGATCCTGATGCTGCATGCCACCACGGTCGCCTTCACGGCCACGGTGCCGGACATCCTGAAAGTGGCGCGCGACGCGAATTCGGCCACTTACCAGTCGTTCGACGCGTTTGGCCTCGCGGCGCTGATTTACCTGGTGGTGTCGTTCGCGCTGGTGGCGCTGTTTCGCCGCGCCGAGCGTCATTGGCTGGGATATCTCGCGGTGCGCACGCATTGA
- a CDS encoding ABC transporter ATP-binding protein produces the protein MKIDPYFQRESILLHTTQTEACKLAVQDIHKRYGDNEVLKGVSLNANKGDVISIIGASGSGKSTFLRCINFLERPNAGQIVVDGEAVKTKTDRAGNLEVADHKQLQRIRTKLAMVFQHFNLWAHMNVIENIVEAPIHVLGLPRREAEERAREYLEKVGLAPRLEKQYPSHLSGGQQQRVAIARALAMNPDVMLFDEPTSALDPELVGEVLKVMQKLAEEGRTMIVVTHEMGFARNVSNHVMFLHQGRTEEEGLPAEVLSAPRSERLKQFLSGSLK, from the coding sequence ATGAAGATCGATCCGTATTTTCAAAGGGAGAGCATCTTGCTCCACACGACTCAAACCGAAGCTTGCAAGCTCGCCGTACAGGACATCCATAAGCGCTACGGCGACAACGAAGTGCTCAAGGGCGTGTCGCTCAACGCGAACAAGGGCGACGTGATCAGCATCATCGGCGCGAGCGGGTCGGGCAAGAGCACCTTCCTGCGCTGCATCAATTTTCTCGAACGGCCGAACGCCGGGCAGATCGTCGTGGACGGCGAAGCGGTGAAGACGAAAACCGATCGCGCCGGCAATCTCGAAGTCGCGGATCACAAGCAGTTGCAGCGCATCCGCACGAAGCTCGCGATGGTGTTCCAGCACTTCAACCTGTGGGCGCACATGAACGTGATCGAGAACATCGTCGAAGCGCCGATTCATGTGCTCGGCTTGCCGCGGCGCGAAGCGGAAGAGCGCGCGCGTGAGTACCTCGAGAAGGTCGGCCTCGCGCCGCGCCTCGAAAAGCAGTATCCGTCGCATCTGTCGGGCGGTCAGCAGCAGCGTGTGGCGATTGCCCGCGCGCTCGCCATGAACCCCGACGTCATGCTGTTCGACGAGCCGACTTCCGCGCTCGACCCCGAACTGGTCGGTGAAGTGCTGAAGGTCATGCAGAAGCTCGCCGAAGAAGGCCGCACGATGATCGTCGTCACGCACGAAATGGGTTTCGCGCGCAACGTGTCGAACCATGTGATGTTCCTGCATCAAGGCCGCACCGAAGAAGAGGGCTTGCCCGCGGAAGTCCTGAGCGCGCCGCGCAGCGAACGGCTCAAGCAGTTCCTGTCCGGCAGCCTGAAGTAA
- a CDS encoding GlxA family transcriptional regulator: MARTSSPARTTQVAIVALPPVSMSGVGPIVDALNLANEIDGRALYRVQVCSWDGRAVPLSGGAHWAADAAFGDAISCDWLIIVSERFQQFADYRLFLASLSRVGQRTPLVTGIHHGVWWLAMAGQLSGYRVSVNWETYQQFSEQFERSIVTQQIFEIDRDRATCAGGQATVDFMLAMIGREHGPELADRIADTLGVGALRAGEERQRIPFVTAPGERHPRLNDALLLMEANIEDPLTTDEIAGLVGVSRRQLERLFRQYLGSMPSKYYLGLRLSKARTQLQRTSKSVVQISLACGFSSAAHFSNAYRERFGVTPREDRRNWIDRQTGASGAAASEPRPGALIERPDQAD; encoded by the coding sequence ATGGCCCGCACGTCCAGCCCTGCTCGCACCACGCAAGTCGCCATCGTCGCGTTGCCGCCCGTGTCCATGTCGGGCGTCGGGCCGATTGTCGATGCGCTCAATCTCGCCAATGAAATCGACGGCCGCGCGCTGTACCGCGTGCAGGTGTGTTCGTGGGACGGCCGCGCGGTGCCGCTTTCGGGCGGCGCGCACTGGGCCGCCGACGCCGCCTTCGGCGATGCGATCTCCTGCGACTGGCTGATCATCGTCAGCGAGCGGTTCCAGCAGTTCGCCGACTATCGCCTCTTTCTGGCCAGCCTGTCGCGCGTCGGCCAGCGCACGCCGCTCGTCACCGGGATTCACCACGGCGTATGGTGGCTCGCTATGGCCGGGCAGTTGTCCGGCTACCGCGTGAGCGTCAACTGGGAAACCTATCAGCAGTTCTCCGAGCAGTTCGAACGCTCCATCGTCACGCAACAGATCTTCGAAATCGACCGCGATCGCGCGACCTGCGCGGGCGGTCAGGCAACCGTCGACTTCATGCTGGCGATGATCGGCCGCGAGCACGGTCCCGAACTCGCGGATCGCATTGCCGACACGCTCGGCGTGGGCGCATTGCGCGCGGGTGAGGAGCGTCAGCGTATTCCGTTCGTGACCGCGCCGGGCGAGCGCCACCCGCGTCTGAACGACGCATTGCTGCTGATGGAAGCGAATATCGAGGATCCGCTTACCACCGATGAGATCGCGGGTCTGGTCGGCGTGTCGCGGCGGCAGTTGGAACGTCTGTTTCGCCAGTATCTCGGCTCGATGCCGTCCAAATACTACCTGGGGCTGCGGCTTTCGAAAGCGCGCACGCAATTGCAGCGCACCAGCAAATCGGTGGTGCAGATCAGTCTGGCTTGCGGGTTTTCGTCGGCGGCGCACTTTTCGAATGCGTACCGCGAACGCTTTGGTGTCACACCGCGCGAGGATCGTCGTAACTGGATCGACAGGCAGACCGGCGCGAGCGGCGCCGCGGCCAGCGAGCCGCGGCCGGGCGCGCTGATCGAGCGGCCGGATCAGGCGGATTGA